Proteins from one Synechococcus sp. UW179A genomic window:
- a CDS encoding dihydrolipoamide acetyltransferase family protein, whose translation MATHDIFMPALSSTMTEGKIVEWLKNPGDKVGRGESVLVVESDKADMDVESFNEGYLAAVLMPAGSTAPVGETIGLIVETEAEIAEAQAKAPSAGGSAPSPAAPSPAAPAPTAPAPAAAAVPAPAPAPAPAPVAVQPPAAPAAPATAPTSNGRLIASPRAKKLASQMGVDLSGVRGSGPNGRIQAEDVERAAGRPISVPLVAEGTAAAVSAGAASATKAPSSPVGNSFGRPGDTVPFNTFQGAVNRNMEASLAVPCFRVGYTITTDQLDAFYKQVKPKGVTMTALLAKAVAITLARHPQVNAATTAAGMSYPADVNVAVAVAMEDGGLITPVLRQADQTDLYELSRQWGDLVKRSRSKQLQPEEYSTGTFTLSNLGMFGVDRFDAILPPGTGAILAVAASRPAVVAGKDGSIAVKRQMQVNLTADHRVIYGADGAAFLKDLAELIETRPESLAI comes from the coding sequence TTGGCCACCCACGACATCTTCATGCCTGCCCTCAGCTCCACGATGACGGAGGGGAAGATCGTTGAGTGGCTCAAAAATCCTGGCGACAAGGTGGGCCGAGGCGAGTCGGTGCTCGTGGTCGAGTCCGACAAGGCCGACATGGATGTTGAATCCTTCAATGAGGGTTATCTCGCGGCTGTTTTGATGCCCGCTGGCAGCACGGCTCCTGTGGGCGAGACCATTGGCTTGATCGTGGAGACCGAGGCAGAGATCGCCGAGGCTCAGGCCAAGGCTCCGTCGGCTGGTGGATCGGCTCCGTCACCTGCAGCCCCTTCTCCCGCAGCCCCTGCGCCAACTGCCCCCGCTCCAGCTGCCGCCGCTGTACCCGCACCCGCACCCGCTCCTGCTCCTGCTCCCGTTGCGGTTCAACCGCCAGCCGCGCCAGCTGCTCCGGCTACTGCACCAACGAGCAATGGTCGACTGATTGCCAGCCCTAGGGCGAAGAAACTGGCTTCTCAGATGGGCGTCGACCTCAGCGGGGTCCGCGGTAGTGGTCCCAATGGTCGAATTCAGGCGGAGGACGTGGAACGCGCTGCTGGGCGTCCCATCAGTGTGCCCCTGGTCGCAGAAGGGACCGCCGCTGCTGTGAGTGCCGGAGCCGCGAGCGCCACCAAGGCTCCCAGCTCCCCTGTAGGCAACAGCTTTGGTCGGCCTGGCGACACCGTGCCGTTCAACACCTTCCAGGGTGCGGTGAACCGCAATATGGAAGCCAGCCTTGCCGTCCCTTGCTTCCGTGTGGGCTACACGATCACCACGGATCAACTCGACGCCTTCTACAAGCAGGTGAAGCCCAAGGGCGTCACGATGACGGCTCTTCTGGCTAAGGCCGTAGCCATCACCCTCGCTCGTCATCCTCAAGTGAATGCTGCAACCACCGCTGCGGGCATGAGCTATCCCGCCGATGTGAATGTGGCTGTTGCCGTAGCCATGGAAGACGGTGGTTTGATCACCCCCGTGCTGCGTCAGGCCGATCAAACTGATCTGTATGAGCTCTCACGCCAGTGGGGGGATCTGGTGAAGCGCTCGCGCAGCAAACAACTTCAGCCAGAGGAATACAGCACCGGAACTTTTACCCTCTCCAATCTCGGCATGTTTGGAGTGGACCGCTTCGATGCCATCCTTCCTCCTGGCACCGGTGCCATCCTCGCGGTGGCTGCTTCAAGACCTGCCGTTGTGGCTGGAAAGGATGGCTCCATCGCTGTGAAGCGTCAGATGCAGGTCAATCTCACGGCGGACCACCGTGTGATCTATGGCGCCGATGGTGCTGCGT